A portion of the Paenibacillus marchantiae genome contains these proteins:
- a CDS encoding nitric oxide synthase oxygenase, with protein MRTDLEELRDEAERFIYRCYEELGHSREDAQARLVAVLNEIEHTGTYVHTADELEHGCKMAWRNSNRCIGRLFWDKLRIVDARHADTVGTAADAVMTHIRAASNKGKIIPMITILPPDGPKGAPVRIWNHQLIRYAGYETTEGIVGDPASVELTKTAMSLGWLGEGTPYDVLPLIIQAKGQAPEWYPVPKEDIVEVNIEHPERPEIAELDMRWYGVPMIADMRLEIGGISYPAAPFNGWYMGTEIGARNLADTFRYNKLPAVAAALGLNTSSETTLWKDRALVELNVAVLHSFKKAGVSIVDHHTAAAQFALFEQREEKAGREMTGDWVWLIPPVSPATTHIFHSSYRNEIVKPNFFYGDHSYTLDTEKSEAERMDRGKQQPEGDQQPHAENPPMKCPFAH; from the coding sequence ATGCGGACAGACCTGGAAGAACTGCGGGATGAAGCTGAACGGTTTATATATAGATGTTATGAAGAGCTGGGCCATTCGCGTGAAGACGCGCAGGCCCGGCTTGTTGCAGTTTTGAACGAGATTGAGCACACAGGCACATATGTGCATACTGCGGATGAACTGGAGCATGGCTGTAAAATGGCATGGCGGAACAGCAATCGCTGCATCGGGCGGCTATTCTGGGATAAACTGCGCATCGTTGATGCACGTCATGCAGATACGGTTGGAACGGCAGCAGATGCTGTGATGACGCACATCAGAGCGGCTTCCAACAAAGGGAAGATTATTCCCATGATTACGATTCTTCCACCTGATGGACCGAAGGGAGCCCCTGTGCGAATTTGGAATCACCAGTTAATCCGTTATGCCGGATATGAGACGACGGAAGGCATTGTAGGTGATCCTGCCTCCGTTGAGCTAACGAAGACAGCAATGTCGCTTGGCTGGCTGGGGGAAGGCACGCCTTATGATGTGCTTCCATTGATTATCCAGGCTAAGGGGCAAGCTCCAGAGTGGTATCCTGTGCCCAAGGAAGACATCGTGGAAGTGAATATTGAACACCCGGAGCGTCCCGAGATTGCTGAACTGGACATGCGCTGGTACGGTGTACCAATGATTGCCGATATGCGGCTGGAGATTGGCGGCATATCCTACCCGGCAGCACCATTCAACGGCTGGTATATGGGCACTGAGATTGGCGCACGCAATCTGGCGGATACGTTTCGGTATAATAAACTACCAGCGGTAGCGGCAGCACTTGGCTTGAATACGTCGAGTGAAACGACACTTTGGAAGGATCGGGCTCTGGTAGAGCTGAATGTAGCGGTGCTGCATTCGTTCAAGAAAGCAGGCGTCAGCATTGTGGATCACCACACAGCGGCAGCGCAATTTGCCCTGTTTGAGCAGCGGGAAGAGAAAGCCGGGCGCGAAATGACAGGCGATTGGGTCTGGCTGATTCCGCCGGTGTCTCCGGCAACGACGCATATTTTCCACAGTTCCTATCGCAATGAGATTGTGAAGCCTAACTTTTTCTATGGAGATCATTCCTACACATTGGATACAGAGAAATCGGAAGCTGAACGGATGGACAGGGGAAAACAACAACCCGAGGGGGATCAGCAGCCTCATGCTGAGAACCCACCAATGAAATGCCCGTTTGCACACTGA
- a CDS encoding MFS transporter — protein MDIRRNLPLLMIICFLSQMGGFMILPLFPLFIEEFGLSGWMMGVIFALFYVGKVIGGVPAAALYRKIGGKRALIAMLLLLAVCMGGFAVSSAALVFGLLRLLQGLASTGLTVVVRSIIGDEGNVDNRGLYNGYISSSEGGGMVLGPVISGWLSLHWPLSVPFLLVTVCCLMAVVAAMGMKTAAKPNPVSENVADGHDLSESPTDAKPTQTPADYTVSPVNATPSPIIPSTGLTRRQQLIGYGTVHFLEMSAYAVFLTYFALYAAHIMQWDPFAISLAFTVVGISTLAAAPVAGYLSDRMGDRLLLCMFGMLMIGIEVVVFLSTSSYVLVYVGMLIGGVGGACYMDSFFAHIGDHIPDEGRSSVIGKIVSVAEIGSIVSPLVAALLVERGSLYTVFVFNLLLIAAAIAVQAVMRSRYRSKRV, from the coding sequence GTGGATATTCGTCGTAACCTGCCTTTGCTGATGATCATTTGTTTTCTGAGTCAGATGGGCGGTTTCATGATCCTGCCCCTGTTCCCTTTGTTTATTGAGGAATTCGGCCTGTCCGGCTGGATGATGGGGGTTATTTTTGCACTCTTTTATGTCGGTAAAGTGATTGGCGGGGTGCCCGCTGCGGCACTCTATCGAAAAATCGGGGGCAAGCGGGCACTTATTGCCATGCTTCTGCTGCTCGCTGTTTGTATGGGCGGTTTCGCTGTATCTTCTGCCGCACTAGTATTTGGTCTGCTGCGGCTGCTGCAAGGGCTCGCTTCTACCGGACTTACGGTCGTCGTACGTTCCATCATTGGGGATGAGGGGAACGTCGACAACCGGGGGCTCTACAACGGTTATATTAGCAGCAGTGAAGGTGGGGGCATGGTGCTGGGTCCGGTCATCAGCGGTTGGCTCTCGTTGCATTGGCCTTTGTCGGTGCCTTTTTTACTCGTTACCGTGTGCTGTCTGATGGCTGTGGTTGCGGCAATGGGGATGAAGACAGCAGCAAAGCCCAATCCTGTATCTGAGAATGTGGCGGACGGTCACGACTTAAGCGAGTCTCCAACGGATGCCAAACCAACGCAAACGCCTGCCGATTATACAGTTTCTCCAGTAAACGCTACTCCTAGCCCAATCATTCCGTCCACCGGACTTACCCGGAGGCAGCAACTGATTGGCTACGGTACGGTTCATTTCCTGGAGATGAGTGCTTATGCCGTGTTTCTGACTTACTTTGCATTGTATGCAGCTCATATCATGCAGTGGGACCCGTTTGCGATCAGTCTTGCCTTTACCGTCGTTGGTATTTCTACACTCGCGGCTGCTCCGGTAGCCGGTTACCTGTCTGATCGAATGGGTGATCGTCTGCTGCTCTGCATGTTCGGCATGCTGATGATTGGCATCGAAGTGGTGGTTTTTCTGAGCACATCTTCATATGTGCTGGTTTACGTGGGCATGCTGATCGGCGGCGTAGGCGGTGCATGTTACATGGATTCGTTCTTTGCTCATATCGGGGATCATATCCCGGACGAGGGTAGAAGCTCCGTCATAGGCAAAATTGTCTCTGTGGCAGAGATCGGTTCCATCGTGTCCCCTCTGGTGGCTGCTCTGCTTGTGGAGCGTGGATCGCTGTATACCGTGTTTGTGTTCAATCTGCTTCTAATTGCTGCTGCCATTGCCGTTCAGGCTGTGATGCGCAGCCGTTACAGATCGAAACGAGTGTAG
- a CDS encoding cation diffusion facilitator family transporter, whose protein sequence is MSESLMSLVKKGNTSSAVAMAGNAVLALCKGGAFLFSGSGAMFASAMHSLADAINQGFVFVGSVLSEKKPTRRFPTGFGRVINIFCMIAVIVVTIMAYETIHEGIHLLLHPAAHSGGIWINIGVLVLNIVIDGAILIKAMKEILHEARAPKASGLALFPAAIKNVGRAAPPTRLVFYEDIVAVLGATLALISVVVIALTNFALLDGVVTTIIGCLMIAVAFRVGYDNMIGLIGVAAPQDVEDKVSQTILADSHVADIQMMRIIQEGRYYHVEGLIELTKGLSLADADDIKFRIQEKLMTDPDIADAAISIIEDDGVNSWGKKHSDVVK, encoded by the coding sequence ATGTCTGAGAGCTTAATGTCTCTCGTCAAAAAGGGGAACACATCCTCGGCTGTAGCTATGGCAGGAAATGCTGTACTTGCACTGTGCAAAGGAGGAGCCTTTCTATTCAGTGGCAGTGGCGCCATGTTCGCCTCGGCGATGCACTCTCTAGCCGATGCCATCAACCAAGGGTTTGTCTTTGTAGGAAGTGTGTTGTCCGAGAAAAAACCTACACGCCGCTTTCCGACCGGATTCGGGCGAGTCATCAACATTTTCTGTATGATTGCCGTTATCGTTGTTACCATTATGGCGTATGAAACGATCCATGAAGGCATTCATCTGTTACTGCATCCAGCTGCTCATTCCGGCGGTATCTGGATTAACATCGGCGTGCTGGTGCTTAACATTGTGATCGATGGAGCCATTTTGATTAAAGCAATGAAAGAAATTCTACACGAAGCACGTGCGCCCAAAGCGTCAGGTCTCGCCCTGTTCCCTGCTGCAATCAAAAATGTAGGACGTGCCGCGCCGCCAACACGCCTTGTATTTTACGAAGATATTGTAGCGGTACTCGGTGCGACACTCGCACTGATCTCTGTCGTTGTCATTGCACTGACCAATTTTGCATTGCTCGATGGAGTCGTGACAACCATTATTGGATGCCTGATGATCGCTGTCGCTTTCCGTGTAGGTTATGACAATATGATCGGACTGATTGGTGTAGCGGCTCCACAGGATGTTGAGGATAAAGTATCCCAGACCATTCTGGCAGACTCTCATGTTGCAGATATCCAGATGATGCGTATTATTCAGGAAGGTCGTTATTACCACGTTGAGGGTCTGATCGAACTGACCAAAGGATTGAGCCTTGCCGATGCAGATGATATCAAGTTCCGTATCCAAGAGAAGTTAATGACAGATCCAGACATCGCCGATGCGGCCATCTCGATTATCGAAGATGATGGTGTGAACAGCTGGGGCAAGAAACATTCTGATGTGGTGAAATAA
- a CDS encoding HAD family hydrolase — protein sequence MLSNDNAPKAIFFDVDDTLYDHLQPLRGALQQVLGLSDEFPYGEAYHRFRYYSDWLSAQEDLSAVPEPEAVERMRHRRFELTMAEFGYPLEQGQAEELQAQYLSRQFQIQPFDGAYELIRRLLAEGHMVGLITNGEGKHQQRKLEALDVFSLIPEERIFISGTLGYAKPDRRLFEHVSRRTGSDSESSYYIGDSWRNDVIGAVDAGWKVIWFNHRDALPESEHQPHHVAGSYEEVSRILTSELIQQ from the coding sequence ATGTTATCTAACGACAACGCCCCAAAAGCTATATTTTTCGACGTAGACGATACCTTGTATGACCACTTGCAGCCGCTTCGTGGCGCTTTACAGCAAGTTCTTGGTTTATCAGATGAGTTCCCATATGGGGAGGCATACCATCGCTTCCGTTATTATAGCGACTGGCTGTCTGCCCAAGAAGACTTGTCTGCTGTACCCGAACCGGAAGCGGTGGAACGGATGCGTCATCGCAGATTTGAGCTGACCATGGCGGAATTTGGATATCCCCTAGAACAGGGACAGGCTGAAGAACTGCAAGCACAGTATTTGAGTAGACAGTTTCAGATTCAGCCCTTTGATGGAGCATATGAGCTTATTCGAAGACTTCTTGCAGAAGGGCATATGGTGGGATTAATCACCAACGGAGAAGGAAAACATCAGCAGCGGAAGCTCGAAGCGCTGGATGTGTTCAGTCTTATTCCCGAGGAACGGATCTTCATATCGGGTACCCTAGGTTACGCCAAGCCGGATCGCAGATTATTTGAGCATGTAAGCAGGCGGACAGGATCGGATTCCGAGTCCAGTTATTATATCGGCGATTCCTGGCGCAATGATGTTATCGGTGCAGTGGATGCCGGATGGAAAGTGATTTGGTTCAACCATCGTGATGCTTTGCCAGAATCAGAGCATCAGCCTCATCACGTTGCGGGTAGTTATGAAGAGGTAAGCCGTATCCTTACATCCGAGTTGATTCAACAATAA
- a CDS encoding ABC transporter permease, whose amino-acid sequence MGRNGKLSNVYLAVVFAILYAPIAYLIFYSFNSGGHMRGFEGFTLKWYREVFADTRLLIIVLNTFIIALLSSAISTMLGVAGALAIYHVRRKRTKNTLLSLNNVLIVSPDVIIGASFLILFTMIGIKLGFTSVLLSHIAFSVPIVVIMVLPKLQEMSPTLMDAARDLGAGSWQILTRVVLPYVKPGIFAGFFMALTYSLDDFAVTFFVTGNGYSTLSVEIYSRARQGVSLSINALSTLLFLLTVLLVVGYYFINRRAARTPAGRGLRP is encoded by the coding sequence ATGGGAAGAAACGGAAAGCTGTCTAACGTCTATCTGGCCGTTGTATTCGCCATACTGTACGCACCGATTGCGTATCTGATCTTCTATTCCTTCAACAGTGGCGGGCATATGCGCGGTTTCGAAGGATTTACATTGAAATGGTACAGGGAAGTATTTGCCGATACCCGGCTGCTGATCATTGTACTGAATACGTTCATTATTGCGCTCCTGTCCTCTGCGATCTCGACGATGCTCGGTGTGGCAGGGGCACTGGCGATCTACCATGTGCGGCGCAAACGGACCAAGAATACGTTGCTGTCACTCAATAACGTGCTGATCGTTAGTCCGGATGTCATCATTGGTGCATCCTTTCTGATTCTGTTCACCATGATTGGCATCAAGCTTGGATTCACTTCGGTATTGTTGTCTCATATCGCATTCAGCGTGCCGATTGTAGTAATTATGGTACTGCCAAAGCTTCAGGAGATGAGCCCGACATTGATGGATGCGGCGCGCGATCTGGGTGCTGGATCATGGCAGATCCTAACTCGTGTCGTGCTTCCATACGTTAAACCGGGTATTTTTGCCGGATTCTTCATGGCATTGACTTACTCGCTTGATGACTTTGCGGTAACATTCTTTGTCACGGGTAACGGATACTCCACACTCTCTGTGGAGATTTATTCAAGAGCAAGGCAGGGTGTGTCATTGTCCATCAATGCGCTGTCCACGCTGCTGTTCCTGCTGACGGTGCTGCTGGTGGTTGGGTATTACTTCATTAACCGCCGTGCAGCGCGAACGCCTGCGGGAAGGGGGCTGCGTCCATGA
- a CDS encoding ABC transporter permease produces MQTKASTRNAYLIPYVLWMVLFVVAPVLLVVYYSFFDVEGNFTLGNYARFFTPVYMQMTLSSFWYAFLITVFSLLVSYPTAYLLTRTKHKQLWLLLIILPSWINLLLKAYAFIGLFGTYGLTNSLLEVVGIGTQQILFTDFSFIFVSVYIFIPFMILPIFNALEEMNPSLIYAARDLGASSWLTFRRVIFPLTLSGVKSGCQAVFIPALSLFMITRLIAGNRVITLGTAIEQHFLVTQDWGMGSTIAVFLIIAMAIIMFLTGSGKKEVRNGKKRKAV; encoded by the coding sequence ATGCAGACTAAGGCGAGTACACGCAATGCGTATCTGATTCCATATGTATTATGGATGGTGTTGTTTGTAGTTGCTCCGGTTCTGCTGGTGGTGTATTACTCGTTCTTCGATGTGGAGGGCAATTTCACGCTGGGTAACTACGCTCGGTTCTTTACACCTGTGTACATGCAGATGACCCTGAGCTCGTTCTGGTATGCATTTCTAATCACAGTGTTCTCACTGTTGGTCTCGTATCCGACGGCGTATTTACTGACTCGTACAAAGCACAAGCAGCTGTGGCTGCTGCTTATTATTTTGCCAAGCTGGATCAATCTGTTGTTAAAAGCGTACGCCTTTATCGGCCTGTTCGGCACGTATGGCTTGACCAATTCCCTGCTGGAAGTGGTGGGCATTGGCACGCAACAGATTTTGTTCACCGATTTTAGCTTTATCTTTGTCTCGGTGTACATCTTCATTCCGTTCATGATCCTGCCGATCTTCAACGCGTTGGAAGAGATGAATCCTTCGCTGATCTATGCGGCCCGGGATCTTGGGGCATCGTCATGGCTGACGTTCCGCCGGGTTATCTTCCCGTTGACGCTCAGCGGAGTGAAATCCGGCTGTCAGGCCGTATTTATTCCGGCGCTATCTTTGTTCATGATTACCCGCCTTATTGCGGGGAACCGGGTAATTACGCTGGGAACAGCGATTGAGCAGCATTTTCTCGTCACCCAGGACTGGGGGATGGGTTCGACGATTGCCGTCTTTTTGATTATTGCGATGGCGATCATTATGTTCCTGACTGGATCAGGCAAGAAGGAGGTGCGTAATGGGAAGAAACGGAAAGCTGTCTAA
- a CDS encoding NAD(P)H-dependent oxidoreductase, producing MKSNILVINGHPDPQSYCKALSEAYIKGARQSGSSVELIDLSHIQFNLNLQYGYRQRTELEPDLVRAQELIRWADHLVFVYPTWWGVMPAILKGFIDRVFLPGFAMKDREDSPLWDKLLKGRSAHIIVTMDTPRWYNRFIYRHAGHRVMKSNILKFCGVSPVRVTEISPIKGSTEAFRLKWLDKFMKMGMKQGGRSKPHAGHSANSNQQV from the coding sequence ATGAAGTCAAATATTTTGGTAATTAATGGTCATCCGGATCCGCAAAGTTACTGCAAAGCACTGTCAGAAGCCTATATAAAAGGAGCCCGACAATCGGGCAGTTCTGTGGAACTGATCGACCTGAGCCATATTCAGTTTAATCTCAATCTTCAGTACGGGTACCGTCAGCGGACGGAATTGGAGCCTGATTTGGTGAGAGCTCAGGAATTGATCCGATGGGCGGACCATCTGGTGTTTGTATATCCGACGTGGTGGGGAGTGATGCCTGCTATTTTAAAAGGGTTTATTGATCGGGTGTTTTTGCCTGGATTCGCGATGAAAGATCGGGAGGACTCACCCCTATGGGACAAATTGCTGAAAGGAAGGTCTGCCCACATCATTGTGACCATGGATACACCACGCTGGTACAATCGATTCATTTACAGACATGCAGGGCACCGGGTCATGAAATCCAATATTCTCAAATTCTGCGGGGTCTCCCCGGTACGTGTAACCGAAATTAGTCCAATCAAAGGCTCCACTGAGGCGTTCCGTCTGAAATGGCTGGATAAATTCATGAAGATGGGCATGAAGCAAGGTGGCAGAAGTAAACCCCATGCTGGTCACTCAGCGAATTCTAACCAACAAGTTTAG
- a CDS encoding ABC transporter substrate-binding protein has protein sequence MKQLVRTFAIVFVAAFALMILASYLNKSQGYSGGNTLTIYNWGDYIDPDLLKEFEQETGIKVIYQTFDSNEAMLTKIEQGGTTFDVAIPSEYAISKMKEENLLIPLDHSKLPNLSNIDSRFMDLSFDEGNKYSIPYFWGTVGIVYNPELVDGLTFESWNDLWDPRLKNQILLLDGAREVMGMGLNSLGYSLNDTNEDHLQEALKKLSTLTPNVRAIVGDEIKMLLANEEAAVGLVWSGDASEIMDENDKLDYVVPEEGSNLWFDNMVIPKTASNIEGAHQFINFMLDPDHAARNTEYVGYSTPNAEALKLLPEDISEDERFYPDETLTGKLEVYNNLGKKMLSHYNDLFLEFKMHSK, from the coding sequence ATGAAGCAACTGGTTCGGACATTTGCGATTGTATTTGTGGCTGCCTTTGCCTTGATGATTCTCGCTTCGTATCTGAACAAGAGTCAGGGGTATTCCGGCGGCAACACGCTGACGATTTACAACTGGGGCGATTATATCGACCCCGATTTGCTGAAGGAATTTGAACAAGAGACCGGCATCAAGGTGATCTATCAGACGTTTGATTCGAACGAAGCGATGTTAACCAAGATTGAGCAGGGCGGAACGACGTTTGATGTGGCGATTCCTTCTGAGTATGCGATTAGCAAAATGAAAGAGGAAAACCTGCTCATTCCGCTGGATCACAGCAAGCTGCCCAATCTAAGCAACATCGACTCCCGGTTTATGGACCTATCCTTTGATGAGGGCAACAAGTACTCCATCCCTTACTTCTGGGGAACGGTGGGTATTGTGTACAATCCTGAACTGGTCGATGGGTTAACGTTTGAGAGCTGGAATGATCTGTGGGACCCACGTTTGAAAAATCAAATCTTGCTGCTCGACGGTGCCCGTGAAGTCATGGGCATGGGGCTGAACAGCCTCGGGTATTCGTTGAACGATACGAACGAAGATCATCTGCAGGAAGCTTTGAAGAAACTGTCGACCCTCACGCCTAACGTCAGAGCGATTGTCGGAGACGAGATCAAAATGCTGCTGGCAAACGAGGAAGCGGCGGTAGGACTCGTATGGTCCGGTGATGCGTCAGAAATTATGGATGAGAACGACAAGCTGGATTACGTGGTTCCGGAGGAAGGCTCGAACCTTTGGTTCGATAACATGGTCATTCCGAAGACCGCGAGTAATATTGAAGGTGCTCATCAGTTTATCAACTTCATGCTGGACCCTGATCATGCGGCTCGTAATACTGAATATGTAGGGTACTCTACACCGAACGCCGAGGCATTGAAGCTGCTGCCAGAGGATATTTCGGAGGATGAACGATTCTATCCAGATGAGACACTGACGGGTAAGCTGGAAGTGTACAATAATCTGGGCAAAAAAATGCTCTCGCATTATAACGATTTGTTCCTCGAATTTAAAATGCATAGCAAATAA
- a CDS encoding Dps family protein: MSTIQTRNNTFANHATELQEVLNRQIAGWSVLYTKLHHFHWYVKGPHFFTLHAKFEELYNLATANMDEAAERLLAIGGRPVATMAEQLRLSPVEEAQGQLSAEKMVETVVTDLQAMVGVINEGIQAAGEAEDNATEDMLIGFTAALDKEVWMLNAFLGK; the protein is encoded by the coding sequence ATGAGCACAATCCAAACTAGAAACAATACTTTTGCAAACCATGCTACTGAACTTCAAGAGGTCCTGAACCGCCAGATCGCTGGTTGGTCTGTACTGTATACTAAATTGCACCACTTCCACTGGTATGTGAAAGGTCCTCATTTCTTCACACTGCATGCCAAATTCGAAGAGCTGTATAACTTGGCTACGGCGAATATGGACGAAGCCGCAGAACGTCTATTGGCGATTGGTGGACGTCCGGTCGCAACGATGGCTGAGCAACTGCGGTTGTCACCTGTTGAGGAAGCACAGGGACAGTTGTCGGCTGAAAAAATGGTAGAAACCGTAGTTACTGATCTGCAAGCGATGGTGGGTGTAATTAACGAGGGTATTCAAGCAGCTGGCGAAGCTGAGGATAATGCAACTGAAGATATGTTGATTGGATTCACTGCTGCATTGGATAAAGAGGTCTGGATGTTAAACGCATTTCTGGGCAAATAA
- a CDS encoding AraC family transcriptional regulator, with product MNNHNHGVSISMLYPIMKTLVNKGYESEAFFEYVSLDPAIMQNPEARIPVEELERIMQYAARYSDDLYFGLNQGQLLDFADLGLPGYVMMHSKTIGDALAAYQRYNIILYSGFNLDWKVAGTDLVLQLSLQNSEKQMSRHCVEDMAVSMVYLISKLANRRVELKEVQFSHQAPDASGDLSPYVGILGIEPQFGATHTLLRMHKDILDQPVLYSDARMLKVFETMAQESKDELHSSQSFSGKVSRWMMESLPTFFPTLQHTAEYLGVSIRTLQSRLREEDTTYHEISVQVRKEMALRYLQKGTYSVGDIAYALHFSEQSAFQNAFKKWTGQTPGQYRSSLKQPMQPRS from the coding sequence ATGAACAACCATAATCACGGTGTGTCCATTTCCATGTTGTATCCGATTATGAAGACGCTGGTGAACAAAGGGTACGAATCCGAAGCGTTTTTCGAGTACGTCAGCTTAGATCCTGCTATTATGCAGAATCCGGAAGCACGTATTCCAGTTGAAGAGTTGGAACGGATTATGCAGTATGCTGCGAGATACTCGGATGATCTGTATTTTGGATTGAACCAGGGACAACTGCTGGACTTTGCGGACCTTGGCCTTCCTGGTTACGTCATGATGCATTCCAAGACGATTGGAGATGCACTCGCTGCTTATCAACGATATAACATCATTCTATATAGTGGATTTAATCTGGATTGGAAAGTAGCCGGAACGGATCTGGTCCTTCAATTGTCTTTGCAAAATTCGGAGAAGCAGATGTCCCGTCATTGTGTGGAAGATATGGCTGTCTCGATGGTGTATTTGATCAGCAAACTGGCGAATCGCCGGGTGGAGTTAAAAGAGGTTCAGTTTAGTCATCAAGCCCCCGATGCTTCAGGCGATCTATCTCCTTATGTTGGCATATTAGGAATAGAGCCGCAATTCGGGGCTACCCATACACTCCTGCGAATGCACAAAGACATTCTGGATCAGCCCGTATTATATTCGGATGCAAGAATGCTGAAGGTCTTTGAAACCATGGCTCAGGAAAGCAAAGATGAGCTTCATTCATCTCAATCCTTCTCTGGCAAAGTAAGTCGATGGATGATGGAGAGCCTACCAACCTTCTTTCCCACATTACAACACACCGCAGAGTATCTGGGCGTGAGCATTCGCACACTTCAGAGCCGATTGCGTGAAGAAGATACAACGTATCATGAGATATCCGTTCAGGTACGCAAGGAAATGGCATTGCGGTATTTGCAGAAGGGAACCTATTCCGTGGGGGATATTGCGTATGCCTTACATTTTTCGGAGCAAAGCGCGTTTCAGAATGCCTTCAAAAAGTGGACGGGACAGACTCCCGGGCAATACCGTTCCAGTCTCAAACAGCCCATGCAGCCCCGTAGTTGA
- a CDS encoding ABC transporter ATP-binding protein, which yields MSEQQPIIRFDRVTQQYDQDEAVLKEVSFEIERGKFYTLLGPSGCGKTTILRLIAGFAEPTQGSIYFNGALINQVPAHQRQVNTVFQDYALFPHLNVFENVAFGLRIKKMKTAEIQGKVLEALKFVNLSGYENREIGEMSGGQRQRVAIARAIVNEPEILLLDEPLSALDLKLRTEMQYELRELQQRLGITFIFVTHDQEEALAMSDEIFVLNGGVIQQSGTPNDIYDEPINRFVADFIGESNIVSGKMKQDFVVEFAGAEYECVDQGLQRDEPVEIVIRPEDMEITTEEQGKMQVNVDSQLFRGVHYEISTYDDAGNEWLVHSTKKAVVGARIGLYFDPEAIHVMRFNETEEEFDKRLEAYQEAVHAD from the coding sequence ATGTCAGAACAACAACCGATTATCCGGTTCGACCGGGTGACCCAGCAATACGATCAGGATGAAGCCGTATTGAAGGAGGTCAGTTTCGAGATTGAGCGGGGTAAATTTTATACGCTACTCGGCCCGTCAGGCTGCGGGAAAACAACGATATTGCGCCTGATCGCTGGCTTTGCGGAGCCGACACAGGGCAGTATTTATTTTAACGGTGCACTGATTAACCAAGTGCCGGCTCACCAGCGGCAGGTGAATACCGTATTTCAGGATTATGCGTTATTTCCACATTTGAACGTATTTGAGAACGTAGCTTTTGGTTTGCGGATCAAAAAAATGAAAACCGCTGAAATTCAAGGCAAAGTGCTGGAAGCACTCAAGTTCGTCAATCTCTCTGGCTATGAAAACCGTGAAATTGGCGAGATGTCCGGTGGACAACGGCAGCGTGTCGCCATTGCGCGGGCGATTGTGAATGAACCCGAGATTTTGCTGCTGGACGAGCCGCTCTCAGCGCTTGATCTGAAGCTGCGGACCGAAATGCAGTATGAACTGCGTGAGCTGCAACAGCGATTGGGCATTACGTTTATTTTTGTCACACATGATCAGGAAGAAGCCTTGGCGATGTCGGATGAGATCTTTGTCCTGAACGGCGGCGTCATTCAACAGAGCGGCACACCGAATGATATCTATGATGAGCCGATTAACCGTTTTGTGGCGGACTTTATTGGTGAATCGAACATTGTATCCGGCAAAATGAAGCAGGACTTTGTGGTGGAATTCGCTGGCGCAGAGTACGAGTGTGTCGATCAGGGTTTGCAGCGGGACGAGCCTGTAGAGATTGTGATCCGTCCAGAGGATATGGAGATTACAACCGAGGAACAGGGCAAGATGCAGGTCAACGTGGACTCCCAGCTGTTCCGTGGGGTGCACTACGAGATATCCACATACGATGATGCGGGTAATGAGTGGCTGGTGCATTCCACGAAGAAAGCCGTCGTAGGCGCTCGTATTGGACTGTATTTTGACCCGGAAGCCATCCACGTCATGCGCTTTAATGAGACGGAAGAAGAGTTCGATAAACGTCTGGAAGCCTACCAAGAGGCCGTTCATGCAGACTAA